GATCttaaaaacaagagagagagtGACGCTAATAAAAACGAAGTTCAGGAATGCGCAAATACAGCAGCCTGCAGTCGTAACCTGAGTACAGGTAGCATTACTTCAAAGTCTGGTAACAGCTCAGCACGTAACTTCGCTGTACCAAAATACATACACTAGCACTGTCAGGAAGTTAAAATTCATTTAGTAACAAGCTTTCTGCAATGATCTAGCCACACTTCACAGAACAAACCCATTTACAAATATGATTTGACAACACAGTCTCTACATACAGACATTGGCTACAAGAGTTAGCTGCTACCAACAAcaacaatttcttctttctttttctaagcatGTGGATGGCCACCACAACAAATGTGTCGGAGTGTCATGCACCTGGACAACCTGTCTTCAGCCAGCTCCCTGAGATCAGAAACCAGCCTTTTCCAAGAACAGGAGCACGAACACCACTGTCCTGGCCACATCCCAGCTCAAAGCAATGCATTCCCTTCCTCCTACCTCCCCCTGCTGCTTCGGAGAGACGGTACACTTTTCCTCACCTCCGGTCTTAAAACGTCACCTGTCACCCTGGGCCATCCTGCACGTTGGTTTTGAGGGGTGAAGGAAGGGGCGATCCCTATGCGATCTGCACATCTGTCCAAACCGGACGTGCAAAAAGACACagtgggagcaggcagaggcgTGGCTCTCGCCGCGCGGACAGCACTCACCCTACGCTCACCCGGCCTCCGGGGGACGACCCGAAGCCTCCCGCGACCCGCGGCCCCAGGTGATGTCACAGAGCGGCACGTTTTGGTGCGGCTCGGGCAGAAAAGGCCACCCGCCTAGTGCGGCGCAGCGTGCCAGGCCACAGCAAGGCCACGATCCTCGCCGTAACTTCCACTGGGGAATTTTGGAACAACACGGGCATCTACGGCGCTTACGGCAGCTTTATGAACGCCAGCTGAGGGAGCGGCCGTCCGTAAGGTGCTCCGCTGTCCACGCAGCTGCTCGATGAGCAATAAAACGAGGGCGATGAGCTTTAGCAGCTCGCAGGAAGGTCGTGCTGAACGAGGTGCCTCGCACCAGCGGGCTCGGCCTGGAAGGAAAGAGGGCGAGGCGCTCGAGGCGCTCTACGTACCCGTCGAAGCGGACTGTGCCGGTCTGCTGGGTCTGCACCCGGTAGTGCTCCAGGAGCAGGCGGACCACCTTGGTGTGGCCGTTGCGGGCGGCGATGATGAGCGGCGTGGAGCGCTGGCCGCCGTGCTGGCTGACGTAGCCCAGCAGGTACTTGATGTCGCTCTCGGAGCGGTTGAGGAGCAGGGCGGCCAGGGTCAGCACGCGCCCCTCGCTCGCCGCCTTGTACACGTAGCCCGCCAGGCCCTCCATGgcggcctcctcctcctcccggctCCGGGCCCGCCGCCCGGgcctgcccgccgccgctggggccggggccACGGCCGGGGCGGCCtcaccctcctcctccgcttCCTCCGTCCTGCCTCGGTGCCCGGCGGGGGGCACATGCGGCCCCCTCGGGGCGAGCGGCCCCCCAGGCCCGGCCAGCCCCTCCGGAccggcggggaggcgggggAGCCCCAGCGCCCACCGCCGCCTCACCCGCCCCGCGACGCCCGGctgcggccgcccgccccgggccctCGGCCCatccccggggccgccgccaccgccgccgcgcagctccccccccccgggcccggcgccggAGCGGGGACGCGAACCCGCGGCCTCAGCGCCGCTTCCCCCCGGCTCGCAGCGGGGCCCTACGGGGGCCCACAGGGGCCTGCAGCGGGCGAGTGCGCGGGACGCGCCGCGCCTCCCCGCGGAAGGCCGCGCTCCGGtcggcgcggcgggcgcggggcgccgctaCGGGTCGCCGGAAGGGACGCGCGGGGCAGGCGGGCGTCCCCGGGCCgctcctccccccgccgccgccggaagCGAACGCGGAagcgccgcggcgcagcgcgcccgccgcccccgggaaACGGCGGCGGCGCAGAGGCGTTCCGGGGCTCCCCGCTGCCCTCCCGGCCCGTGCGGGACGGGACCCGGCTCCCcagcgggggcggccggcccgGGGGGTGGCGGGGCTCCGGCCTTTCGCTTATACGAATAAACGGCGTGGCGAGTAAAGCGATACGCTAACCGCCCTGCCGCCCGACACGTGCCGTCATTTTGGAGGGGATACGGTATCGGCCCTATTAatagttaattaaaaatcatgCAACGAGAGCCGCGGCGCTTTGTGGAAAGTTTCGTACGAGCGGGGCCGTGCATTATGCATGGGAGCGATGGCCCAGCTGGGCTGGCGGCAACGGCCGAAAGGAGGCCGGAGGAGACGGGAGCGGTGCGAGTCAGGACACGGTCAGCTCGGAGCTGTTCAGTCAGTGAGGATCAACTTTTAACAGCCACAGAAAAGTGTACGCTACAGCTCGACAACCGGGTTCACGTTAAGTGGAACCTATCTCCATTCCTTCAAGGATCTCCTCTGCTTTtcatggaaattatttttttctagccaAAGCTGCAGATGTCCAAGTTCTCCACTGTATTGGCAGGAAAGATGCAACAGGTTCCTTTTGTAGAAGCACTAACGGAGCCACTGTCCCTCCTAAAGAGCATCGCTCTGAGCACAAATTAAGGTTTCTATTCCAGAGCCTCTCAGAGCCTCCATGGGAAACTCAATGGGAAACTACTCCAACAGAGCTCATTGCAGCCTGGACCACGGTCTGCCAGTGTGAAAGCTATTACACAGCTCTAAATTATTATCTGCAGTTACCATCTCAACTCCGTAGACTGACACAgccaaggaaacagaaatactaACTTATCAGTGTAATTATTGCTAATAATCTCAGCTAGAAGCTGACCCTGCGAGGGTTTTGCTCTGTGCAAGTATCGATTCTCATCATGCTCAGCCCTCAAATGCTTGTTTCATTAAACTGCCTAGCAGCAGGGTCAGAAGCTGAAGGGAAGTCTCAGGGCATCAAACCGTTCAGTCCGTTACGTACCCGTTTCCCCAGAGGAGCAGCACATCTTAGACTATATATTCATTTGGGGAGTTCTACTTGTGCCAAAAGCAGACACAGCCCATTTTAGATCCTTAAACATGAGCCTCAGGAGGTGCCAATCTTTCACTGCCTCACACTATTACTACGAGTGAAATGTGAGCACTGCTTTGTCCCAACTTGACAGGATTCAGTCTGCGACAAACGTAGGGCAGCAGTGAACCAAGTGTGGCTAGGAGCAGCACCAACAGCTCCTGCCTTGCTGGAATAAAGTCATTTCCTCTGAGCTGCCTCTGGCGAGGGCAGGCAACCGGCCACGCTGGACTTGCagctaaatgaaaaagaagccAAACGGGTCTATCAGAACAAACCCAGGACGAACAGTTGCAAAATTCCTCCCATGCTCGGCTTTGTCCTTCTTGTGTTTAGAGCTTTGAGATAAGAGGACTGAACGGTCCTTCTGTTTTACACCACTCAGATGCAAAATGCAAGCTTTTCGCTGCAGAGGTAATGGAAACGAGGCATGCCATGTCTGGTGATTTGCTCATGGTGATAAGCCAGATTCAACACCTTATTTCAATTAAAGCTTACACTTAAAACGATACACTGATTGCGTGAGACAATTTATATTTTCCACATTGTCTGTTTGCCTTTATTCATCTTTGAGTATGTTGGCCAGAAGGTGAAGACTCTAAAGACAGCAGAGGTACTTCAGGGCCAACAGGCTTGAGCCACACAGCACTTAAAGCATTAAACATCatccttctccccttcctctattttaaaaatagcaaagattATCTGAGCGTGCTTTGGCCAGGGAAGGCCAAAATAAGCCGCCCAGATTTTCCGTGTGGAATAGAGGGGTGGCGCGCTGAGGGGGGAGGTCGCAGGCTCATCGGATTTGCAATGATTTCCCTCCCTCTTCGGATAAGCCGATCTCACAGCTCCTCTCCTAAAGCATCACCGCGTCTTGGAGGCGCATCTGTACACAAAAAGCCCAAATCCCACCCGGCAGTTCAGCCGCAGCGGGTTTGTTTGGGCCTTTTCGCCCGGTTATTTAGCTGAGGAACTGCAGCTGGAGCAAGCTGCTTTGTGCTGCCCGCGCGCAGCTCCCCCAGCCCACTCCTGCCGCAGCTCGGCCTCTCTGCCTTCGCCCGCCAGCTGCGTGGTTCTCCCTCCCGAAGGCGACGTCCCTCGGGCTCGGCGGGGATATTTGTTATAACATTAAGGCGAGTCGAAAGTGCAGCAGTGCGATGAGGCGCCAGGCCTCAGCCGCCacgggctgggggggggggggcgttgCCACGGCGACGCGGCCGCGCAGCCGCACTGGGGCGACGGGGGCCCGGGCGGAGGGAGGGTTGTCGCCATGGCGACGGGGCCGCGCAGCCGCACTGGGGCGACGGGGGCCCGGGCGGAGGGAGGGGTGTTGTCATGGCGACGGGCCGCGCAGCCGCATTGGGGCGGCGGGGCTCGGGCGGAGGGGCGGTTGTCGCCATGGCGACGGGCCGCGCAGCCGCATTGGGGCGGCGGGGCTCGGGCGGAGGGGGGGGTTGTCGCCATGGCGACGGGGCCGCGCAGCCGCACTGGGGCGGCAGGGTCCGGGCGGAGGGAGGGGTGTCGCCATGGCGACGGGCCGCGCAGCCGCactggggctgcagggcccgGGCGGAGGGGGGGTTGTCGCCATGGCGACGGGGCCGCGCAGCCGCgctggggcggcggcgccgaggcggggcccgggcggcgcgggcacaTGCAGGGCGCTACGCGGCGGCGGCCGcacccggcggcggccccgggctccCCGCAGCTCTCCGGGCCCCTCCACCCGGGCAGGTGAGCAGCGGggaggcgggggcggcgcgcggggaccgccccggcggggaggaggcgccCCCGCCTCGACCGGGGCCCACGAGCGCTCGGGCCTGTCCTGGGTGTCGCGGCTCGTCCCGACTGCCACAGCCTCGTCTGCGCCCCCCCCATCCCGTCCAGCGTGTCCTGGCTCTTCCCGGATACCACAGCTTTGCCCAgtcgtccccccccccagcttctCCAGGCTTTATCCAGGGTACCACCGCCCTGTCCAGGATATCCCGGCTCATCCTGGCTACTACGACCTTGTCCTGGGCCTCCTGGCTCGTCCTGGGTACCACAGCTTcatcctgcttctcctccccaaCTCTTCCAGGATATTCCAGCCTCatacagcccccccccccagctcctccTGGGTTCCCTGGTCTCATCGAGGGTACTGCTGCCATGTCCAGGATATCCTGGCTCGTCCAGAGTGTCCCGCTCTCATCCAGAGTCCCCAATTCTTCCACAGTACCCCATCTTATCCTGGTTATCCCAGATCACATGGAGAAACTCAGACTGTGCAGGGTTCCCCCCCAGCCCTCTCTAGGGAACTACAGCTTGTCCAGGGTGCCCCGGCTCATCTGGGATGCCCCAGCCTCATCCATGGTCCCCCAGCTCACCTGCAATTCCCAGCCTCTTCCAGGGAGCCACATCTCTCCAGGATGCCCAGCTTCTTCAGGATATCCCAGATTATCTAGGTTATCTCGGGTCATCTGAGGAACCGCTGCTTTCCCAGGTTTCCTCCCGCTTGTCCTGGGTACCCCAGGTTCACTGGCTCATCCTATGTATTCTGGCTCTTCTAGGGTACCCTGGCTCGTCTAGGGCACCACAGCTCTTCTTCTGCCCTTGAGGTTTGGACCATGCGTTCAGGTAGCACAGTACAGCCATGCCCTTCTGATCACAGCACCACAGAAGAACAATTTGCGGTACAGCCAGGataaaacagctgcttttcatgTAGGGAGGTGAAGGTTTGACAGTGCTGGAGTGTTGTTTGCTGGAAAGGCTTCAGCAGAGTTGTTCTGCAGAGGTAGAGGAGAATAATCTTCAGCCATCAAGGTGAAAACACATCCAGAGCTTCCCTGTGCTTGAGTAGCACCAGGCATTAATGCATTTTAGCATTCACCAGAAATGCTGTGGGagtttaattttgctttgtcatgcaaaagttaaaaatagttGCACTTAATTTAACACTTAAAGCTTTTCATACTGCTTTTGTGCTCACTTTGCAGTCACTGACAGCCTTCTTACAGGGATGCGCCAATTTTTGTTAATGATGCTTTGCCTTTCTGTTCTGCCTACTCCTCTGTTTGGAGTCTCAACTTTGTCGTTACTCCACAGATCTCAAATCCAAGAAATGCACTGTCAGCAAGGAAGACACATGCTATGGGCAAGGACACAGATTTGGCTTCTGTCCCCTGCCTCTTCAGAAACCTGGTGTATGACCTCAGATATTTGGCCCATTTCTTCATGCTTTATTTGCTCCCTGAGTTTCTGCTTCTCGAGGCATGATCTGTGACCACTGCACAGTGCAAGACTGTCATTTTCCAAGATCACTTGAAATATACTCTCTCCCTTAGTCTTACACAAATCTTGAGGGATGGTTGAGGAGAGGgggtggagaaaggaaaaaacaaccaacAATAAAACTGGAGTCATTGACGAGGCTAGACCCCAGCAGGCTGACACTTTGACTTCTGTTGTTATTAGGCATGGAGCTGTCAAGAGCGAAGACACCTTCAAGACTTCTCAATTTCATTTTGATCTGTGGTTCTACTTTACTCTGCAGAACTGGGTGCTGGACTTCGGGCGTCCCATTGCGATGGTAAGTGTGACGGAGGCAGGCCTGCTGGGTGTTGCACTTTACTTGTTTAGGATATGGGATAGCAGAGTTGTGATGGTTCAACTCAAAACTTCCCCTGTAGGCTGATGGACTGTTTCTATGAACTGCCTACCTTCACCAAAGTGACATCCTTGAGGAAAATGTCAGGGCCACTGTGACATATTGGCACGAATAATTTACCAAGCAGGTTGCTCAAGTAGCAAGGAAGGTATCTTGGAAACTTGGTTCCAAGTCACTTATCATGCAGCTTTATGTTTTCATAACGTAAAAACTAACTAGAGAGGTTTATACTGTTCTTCTCAGTACCCTGCCTGTAGGTCTTGAGTTTAGGAACTACTGAGACCCCTGCTCTCCAGAGAATGCATGGCAGGACAGATGTGGTCTTTGCCTTGAAGTacgtttttttttgttgctgttgccACCATCTGAACATGACTAAGTGTTAAACACAGAATGCGTTGCTGTGGGATTCCTGAATGCCTTTTTCACCCAGCCACATAGCTTCACAACATTGGCTTTTGGTAGTGCTCTAAGAGTGAATGACAGAGATTTAAATACATTGTTCTTTTAGTGcacatttacaaaatattttttagctcTATGTACTGCAGAAGAGTTGCTCAATTTTGTTACTAACAACTATGTGAAGTCAGATCAGCTAGTTGGCTGTTAACTCAAACCATAATAattaggaaaaagcagcagtccAAAACAAAGACTTTCTTTCTcactgtctttcagccagttaCTAGGGGCTCCAGATATTCTAAAAGTAAAACATAGTAATTGCCCACTGTGTCATGAGAACATACTGAtgtgcttctttcttctctcctcagaTTATTCTACCTTTGGAGTGGTTTCCGCTAAACAAACCAAGTGCTGGAGATTATTTCCACATGGCTTACAATGTTATCACAccatttcttctgctaaagGTAAGCCTCAAAGCtcaagtgtttcatttttgaaacattACCTGTAAAAGCAGAGTACATAATACAGTTTTCTAAAGGACAAGAATTTCTCAATGTTTGTTCAATGCTTGTTCAACAAACGTTAGCTACTCGCAAATATCTGCAAATGAGGCAGTTCTACTGTAGGTCAGATTTTTTCTACTCCAGAAAGAATTTAAGGTACcgaatggcagcagcaaggcaCTAACCATCTCCCCACCCTTCTGACAAAAGTGTTTTCAGCAAGTTTTACAGCAGCCACTCCTAGGCCATGGAAGGAAAAtttagtctctctctctctcatttttatgCCATTTGTATATCATGAGCTTGTAGGAGTCCTGACTGGTTTCTCTGCCTGTTCTTTATGAACTGAAGCAAATGTGGTCAGACTGGGTTCTGTATGTGACCCTTGTGAGTCAGCCTTCAGCCtttaacagaagcaaaatttcCAGGAGAAGCCTGCAGAAATTTAAGCCCAGAAGAAATCACTTTGCTTATTAATCATATTTCCTGCATATACAAAGCAGATTATTTCCCACAGTAACTCCAACTTCAGTGGAATTCTGAGTCCTTCACCCTGACTGAgctaaagcatatttttaagatgaCAACCGTCCGTGATTTAAAGACCTTAACAAAGCTGGAACTATAGTAGATTTTCTAAATTGTTCAGTGCTTAATTACACTTGCTCTTTGACATTGGAATTATATCTTTAGCTTGATATATCTAGCTTCAGCTGCCAGCCACTGGATCATGTAAACCATTTACAAGGTTAAAGACTGTTGTATCATTAGAAATCTTCTTATATTAAATACTTAGCAGCCAGAAGATATGAGAAAgcaattataaatatattttaacctTCATTAGCTAGAAATTGAATTATGTCCTGAGATGTAAATGGTTCATTCTCTCCAGAGTATGGGAGTTTCTAaatgcccttgtggccaaaaaaggaatatttactATCCAGTCCTTTGGGGGATTTGAAGTGTATGAAACTGTCTGATCTGTCACAGTCTGACACAACTGATTTCTACAGGTTAAGTGTTCATCAGGCTAAAATTTGCTGTCTTTGGCTTTCTCGGCAGCAGAGCTTGGAGGATTGGTACACACAAAGAAAGTCATTTGTTATTCAGGATACATTTCTCTTATCCAGGGTCCTCTCAAAGGAAGCGTCCAACCTTTTCCTCTCATCAGACGAGAGCTTTCCTGAGCCTTTTATTCTCCTTACTTATCTGTGAGTCCTTTGACATTTGTACAGCAGTTACACAGAAAGGGAAAGTTAAGCctcaaaattaaatacaaataaggAGCTTTTCAGTGCATGTAGAGACCATCTATGAAGGGCTGCAAAGCTGATTTGGCAGTGCAGAGATGGAAAGCCAAAGGTCACCACTGCTGATCCTCCAGCAGAGCAAGACTGACGCGTTCACTCTGGCCCCAAGTTTCTGAGGCAGACCTAACATTTCTTCTTCATGTTCTTTCCTAACAGAGGCAATGAGATTTTGGGAAAGTCGGGGCTGATTTGAAACAGCCTAGCCATGCATGATTCTCTTCTATGAAATGACCACAAAAACAGTcacactgctgttttctcttaGGAGGTCTCTGTGGTTCATTCTCTGAGGCATAAAGAGAATAATTAAGCTTCCCATCTGCTGGGTCCCAAATCACAAAGTACTTTATCTTCCCACTTTGCAAGTTTGGTGAAGAGCTCCCTTCCAGATAAAGCTTGCTTCTGTTCCCCAGCCTGGCTTGCACAAACTTGCCTCAGGCCCTGGGTCTTACTGGGGCTCTACATCAGCCCCACCTGTCTCCACCCAGACTTGAGCAGACCACAAAATGGTACAGGGAGCGCTCCATCATTAAATTTGACTGCTGGTGCTCAAAACGGTTGCCTCACTGACCAACCTGTTTTGTTGGTGAATGGATTTTTCCTATATATTAGTTTGGTGTAAATGAAACTTCCTCTTTagaaacaaatacacaaaaaacaGGAAGTCAAATTCcattagggaggaaaaaaagaaaacccaaacagTCCAAAAAGAGATCTTTGAAAAATCTAGCAGAGAATTATAAATGAACAATTGTCTCTTAACCAAAGGAGTTAAGTGCATTGTGCTCTCAGCTGGAGTGATGCTAGGGGTTCTTCTCACCACTGGAGGGCACAGAGAGGCTTTCAGATAGATTTagcaaaggaaatacagaaagcagCTGCCTTATTGTTCCTAATTAATCATGTTTTTGATCATATCTGGTGAATAAATTGCTTTGAGTACTGTATTGGAAACACTGGATGACTTAGTCTGAGAATTGACCCTAGTAAGGGGTACTGTATGCAGAAAGGTTTAACAAGGCCACAAAGTCTGTTTTCATAGCTGCAAAAAAGGATAGAAGTGCATACCCAAAACTCAAAGCCACATAGGCTAATGGAAATGTATCGGAGATGTGTTTTGGAGTCATAACTGCAAAAAGAGAAGTACATTCTCTTCAGGTCCAGTCACACTGATTTGTCCGTGATAGGCTATGTTTATTTTCCAGTCGGGCTGCTAACAGCTGGGgacagcagctcagctctgctatGACAACATAACCTACAGTATTTTTTACAGGTATTTGCTTGgttttagattatttttgctAGCCACGATTAAGTTAGAGCAGGATCAGTTACAGCGTCGTGCTTCTCTCCTCAAACTTCCTCGTTGTTCAACATGTCTCAATATTTTTAGCTCATTGAAAGATCCCCTAAGACCTTACCAAGATCAATGGTGTACGTCAGCATCATCATGTTTGTCATGGGAGCAAGCATCCACTTGGTTGGAGACTCAGTAAACCATCGCTTGATTTTCAGTGGCTACCAGCACCATCTGTCTGTAAGAGAGAATCCAATCATCAAAAACTTGAAGCCAGAGACACTGGTAAAGAGGCTGTATTTTAtgcaaacacttaaaaatataaatttcttGTTCTTATTTAATAGTGTACTGTTCCTCTatcattttaaatctgtttcattGCATTTCAGATTGATTCCTTCGAGCTGCTCTACTACTACGATGAATATTTAGGTCATTCAATGTGGTAAGCATTTTACAGCATATCTAGTGGACCTCAGAACGTGCCACAAAGAAAGGTAGATCTGTTCTGTTCATAGCTTAAtgtgtaaaaaacaaaacacagctgatgAGATATAGTTAGAGGTAACATTCTTATAGCTACTGGCAGTACAGTGGGTTTCTCCCTTTGAAAATTTCATATCCCCGCTagttttttccatctctgtcaTCCTCACTGATATTTCTAACACATGTGGTTCGACAGTTGCAGTGAACAGAGGAACAgctcctctcttttctccctttagTGGCCTCTTTTATGAGATGCCCAGATAAAGAGATAGTTTATAGTGCAAGTTTAAGGATTCTGCAAACTCATTGACTGTATTTTTGCTCCTCTGGAGGTTGACTCTaaaacagcttcatttttgCCTAGTTTCTCCAGGATGCTGTAGACATTAGctcattttcctcctttattgTGCATCCTTTTAGCGACCCTTCTGGAGTGGAGGGTTGCTTATGTAGCTAGACCAGTGACAGAGACTACATGGTCCCAGTACTCCCAACTGTGCTGATTCAGGGAGTTCAGTCAGGTTCAGATTTCACCACCACAGCAGCATTGTTGCCAACAGCTGATCCTAGCAGCACTTGGTCCAGTTCAACAGGAGGCTTAAGCCAGTGTGACTCCAGTTCCATCTGTATCCCCTGCTTAGAGTATATCTAGTCCTTGTGTGACCACTTGTGCTGCTGAATCAACTTGCTGATCCACCAGCCAAATAACCCTAGTCACTACATGGTTGTACCATTACTAGCTTGAGCATGAGAGCAGGATCACATTTTAGAACAAAACTATCCCCTTGGCCCCAGAGTGCAGATTCACTCTGGGGGAATAAATATCTGCACTCTTTACCCACCTGCTGTTTTTAGCCTCGTGTGTTTGAACCAGACTTAGCCTCAGCTCAGGCAGGTGTCCCTCCCCACCAGGAACTCAGCACACTTTTGCTAGAGCACGCTTTTCTGTTTGAATGTGTGGCTTCTGCAGAATGGTGCTGGTTGCCTCCAATCCCCCAGTATGAGCTTTGACAATCCAATTTTCTCACAAAATGTATAGGGAGACAGGCCGCTTTGGCACGTGCTTTAGTGGAGAGCTGCATCTAAATCAACAGTCAGGTTCCTGCAATATTGCAGGTGTGCTGATCACCTgcttgtgcctccgcaggctGCATCAGGTCCAGATCTGCACCTGCCTCGCTGGCGTGGCTCTTGCAGCCAGGCAGTGATGGTGGCCGAGCAGCAGCCATCATAGACATGTCCTGTATCCTGAGTGGGCTGGTCTCACTGCTCTGCCTGTACTGAAGACCCCAGAGAGAACTGTCTGTCCCTTTATCTGCTGCCAGATAACCTTAAGTCTCTCTAATGTACAGAGGAAAGTCTTTCTCCCATCAGGCTACTTCAGatttctctgctgttccttGGGAACTACAAAGCAAGCAAATtccattcctttaaaaaaggacTTTGTTAGTTTGTTTAAATCCTGGTCCGTGTCCTGCTTTCCTGTGGCTTAGTTTTTAACACAACACAATGTGCTTAAACAGCTTTTTGAGTCTGGGAGTGTAACAAATACAATTGTTCGACTGAGCACTTGAACCCAGTGTTTGACCTAATCAGCAAACTCTGGCTTTTCCTGCGAGAGCCCAGAAGTCTAATTATCTTCAGAAGTGCTCTGCATAGTGAGGACATACAATAGCCCTGCTCTAGGCACTGCCAGGCCTTTGGCTTTTATTAACACAATGGTAATCTCATAGCAACAGCTGTGACACTTGCAGAGAGGCTGTAGCCTTACAGTCACAGTGGGCATAATGACCTTATGGCGTTAGGCCCTGCAGTTTTTACAGGCGGTCCAGCTGCACGTTGCTTCACCAACTCAGGCACCTATGATTGGAGCAGCCTTGACTGGCTTCTGATTCTGCTCTTTGGCCAAATGCATTCATAGGTTCAATACAGGAATTGTCTTAATGCATCATTTAGATTTGGAGGGGTTTTATCAACACTTGCCTGCTGGTGAAAGATTAGCAGAGCTAATCTGGAAGCTAACAGGTAGTCTATGCTGAAGTAATGCA
The sequence above is a segment of the Rhea pennata isolate bPtePen1 chromosome 10, bPtePen1.pri, whole genome shotgun sequence genome. Coding sequences within it:
- the CLN6 gene encoding ceroid-lipofuscinosis neuronal protein 6, giving the protein MQGATRRRPHPAAAPGSPQLSGPLHPGRHGAVKSEDTFKTSQFHFDLWFYFTLQNWVLDFGRPIAMIILPLEWFPLNKPSAGDYFHMAYNVITPFLLLKLIERSPKTLPRSMVYVSIIMFVMGASIHLVGDSVNHRLIFSGYQHHLSVRENPIIKNLKPETLIDSFELLYYYDEYLGHSMWYIPFFLILFIYFTGCFTPVEEESRMPMAALLLMGPSSLYYWYLVTEGQIFILYIFTFFAMMALVMHQKRKGLVLDSNGLFLFYSFIITLVLIAVWVIWLWNDKILRKKYPGVIYIPEPWAFYTLHMSNLHAAKESL